In Hasllibacter sp. MH4015, the following proteins share a genomic window:
- the flhA gene encoding flagellar biosynthesis protein FlhA: MSAKALFQPTILFALALMAVIVMMILPVPSFILDLGLAASFGLAILIFTVTLFIERPLDFSAFPTVLLASLMLRLSLNVSSTKLIIGQGHTGTDAAGGVIEGFAMFVIGGSVVMGLVIFCVLLIVNFIVINKGAARMAEVGARFALDGMPGKQLAIDSDMAAGAIDHTEAKERREREQAETTFFGSLDGASKFVKGDAIAGLLITLLNLVVGLIIGTTLHGMPLAQAFETYTILTVGDGLVSQIPAVIIAIASALLLARGGATGATDTALLSQLGRHPSALATVGILMGIFGLVPGLPLAPFLLGAIALCAAAWWRSNTLSNEASLKIAAETPDKDAPRETVGDLLDVDDIHVEFAPDLVSLALDPATGLDARIKSMREHIARAFGVILPEMRLTDRGDLPPGSYSIRLLGVEHATASLQPARVLMLTQDGAIDLPDGEETAEPVYNAPARWIDPRDRERAALAGMTVVTPSEVLATHLLEVLKRNLSRLLTFKTLQRQLDAFVTLSDGTRSEENRRLLDELVPDKVPLDLLHSVLRLLLAEQVSIRNLPLILEAIAEARGNAAQPEMICEHVRQRLGFQLISEMKRADGSLPLIQLASEWEDVFMRYQIGGDGGLPEIALPPDEFNALAKSVGDKVNTASEKGTYPAVVTSALRRRFLRTVLSARGIPNPVVSFEEIGLEAKPALVGLAAP; this comes from the coding sequence ATGTCCGCCAAAGCCCTGTTCCAGCCGACGATCCTGTTCGCCCTGGCCCTGATGGCCGTCATCGTCATGATGATCCTACCCGTGCCGTCCTTCATCCTCGACCTCGGGCTGGCGGCGTCTTTCGGGTTGGCGATCCTGATCTTCACGGTGACGCTGTTCATCGAGCGGCCGTTGGATTTCTCGGCATTTCCGACGGTCCTTCTGGCGTCCCTCATGCTGCGGCTGTCGCTGAATGTCTCGTCCACGAAACTGATCATCGGACAGGGGCATACCGGAACGGATGCGGCGGGGGGCGTCATCGAAGGCTTTGCGATGTTCGTCATCGGCGGATCAGTCGTGATGGGTCTTGTCATCTTTTGCGTTCTTTTGATCGTAAATTTCATCGTAATCAACAAGGGCGCCGCGCGCATGGCAGAGGTCGGGGCCCGCTTCGCGCTCGACGGGATGCCGGGCAAGCAACTCGCTATCGACAGCGATATGGCCGCGGGCGCCATCGACCATACCGAAGCCAAGGAGCGGCGCGAACGGGAGCAGGCGGAGACGACCTTCTTCGGCTCCCTGGACGGGGCGTCGAAATTCGTGAAGGGCGACGCAATTGCCGGGCTTCTCATCACGCTGCTCAACCTCGTGGTCGGTCTGATCATCGGCACCACGCTCCATGGCATGCCGCTTGCGCAGGCGTTCGAGACCTACACGATCCTCACTGTGGGCGATGGTCTGGTCAGCCAGATCCCAGCGGTCATCATCGCCATCGCATCCGCCTTGTTGCTGGCACGCGGCGGGGCGACCGGTGCGACCGACACGGCGCTTCTGTCTCAGCTCGGCCGCCATCCTTCGGCCCTTGCCACCGTAGGTATCCTGATGGGAATCTTCGGTCTTGTCCCCGGCCTGCCGCTCGCGCCGTTCCTCCTTGGCGCTATCGCATTGTGCGCCGCGGCGTGGTGGCGGTCCAACACGCTATCCAATGAGGCAAGTCTCAAGATCGCCGCCGAAACACCCGATAAGGATGCGCCGCGAGAGACGGTGGGCGACCTTCTGGATGTGGACGACATTCATGTGGAGTTTGCGCCCGACCTCGTTAGCCTCGCCCTTGATCCGGCGACGGGGCTGGATGCCCGAATCAAGAGCATGCGGGAACACATTGCCCGCGCCTTCGGGGTAATCCTGCCGGAAATGCGCCTGACCGACCGGGGCGACCTGCCGCCCGGTTCCTATTCCATTCGGCTGCTCGGCGTCGAACACGCCACCGCGTCGCTACAGCCCGCCCGCGTCCTGATGTTGACGCAGGATGGCGCAATTGACTTGCCCGACGGCGAAGAAACGGCGGAGCCTGTCTACAATGCGCCCGCCCGATGGATCGACCCGCGCGATCGGGAGCGTGCGGCACTGGCAGGTATGACGGTTGTCACTCCGTCCGAGGTTCTGGCGACGCATCTGTTAGAGGTTCTAAAGCGCAACCTCTCGCGCCTGCTGACCTTCAAGACCCTGCAACGGCAGCTCGATGCGTTCGTGACCCTTTCTGACGGAACGCGGTCGGAAGAGAACCGTCGCCTGCTTGATGAGCTTGTGCCGGACAAGGTGCCGCTTGACCTTCTGCATTCCGTCCTGCGCCTGCTTCTTGCCGAACAGGTCTCGATCCGGAACCTGCCCCTGATCCTCGAAGCCATTGCGGAGGCGCGCGGCAACGCAGCTCAGCCCGAGATGATCTGCGAACATGTGCGCCAGCGGCTCGGCTTTCAGTTGATATCCGAGATGAAGCGCGCGGATGGCTCGCTGCCTCTGATCCAGCTGGCATCGGAATGGGAAGACGTTTTCATGCGTTACCAGATCGGTGGCGACGGCGGCTTGCCCGAAATTGCGCTGCCCCCCGATGAGTTCAACGCGCTGGCCAAATCCGTGGGCGACAAGGTCAACACCGCCAGTGAAAAGGGCACGTATCCCGCAGTCGTGACCTCGGCGCTGCGGCGACGGTTTCTGCGCACGGTCCTGTCAGCGCGCGGTATCCCGAATCCGGTCGTGTCATTCGAGGAGATCGGATTGGAGGCGAAACCTGCCCTTGTCGGGCTCGCCGCGCCATGA